In a genomic window of Diadema setosum chromosome 3, eeDiaSeto1, whole genome shotgun sequence:
- the LOC140246884 gene encoding uncharacterized protein, which translates to MKAELKYHVTVSGVRCVTIAGISTTRTSCAEISATHRPQLIIGEPTSDRDLDKSCFKTNKRYTITTCHVTDAPSDNIIVIQISHIEDEHETNDLKITCHVNPCDQPFPPIEAYEIAIDDVIQPSSSSPTVTLDPLPSGCVELSCTGINEIGNTTTAQTYCTKSCEINGEPPAADILSIKTSEFLDKDRQMNLLILCRANLSDQPYPYLHSYSIGVDGTILSNASWPSAVLRPRPNRCINVTCSATNGVGMTSVLARHCPRDPPAPNIISIKVEEDEDEWGTNLNISCHVDPIIQPFPPIGVFEITADGNILSRSNASSTIMEDQPNRCIDISCTGINQFGDTVSTRNYCPVRTGHAPPASKILSIEIKNINDEESQVILVITCHISPEDQPAPHLHTYTIGVDNTTLSSSSCASALFRPRQHNRCINITCSGTNGIGRTYTSLEHCLTFDSGKGPIAGLRRGVLQQPSTTYALLVAVFFLSLLTCATVIMRRRETTVF; encoded by the exons ATGAAGGCCGAGTTGAAATATCATGTGACGGTGAGTGGGGTACGGTGTGTGACAATTGCTGGGATCTCAACGACGCGCACGTCGTGTGCAGAGATCTCGGCTACTCATCGGCCTCAACTCATTATAGGGGAGCCCACTTCGGACAGGGATCTGGACAAATCTTGCTTCAAGAC TAACAAGCGGTATACTATTACCACTTGTCACGTGACAGATGCCCCCTCGGATAATATCATCGTGATCCAGATCAGCCACATCGAGGACGAACACGAAACCAATGACCTCAAGATCACGTGTCATGTCAACCCATGTGACCAGCCATTTCCACCAATCGAGGCATACGAGATTGCAATCGATGACGTCATTCAACCATCTTCAAGCTCCCCCACCGTGACCCTTGACCCTCTCCCTAGTGGATGCGTGGAACTCTCCTGCACCGGTATCAACGAGATAGGCAACACGACCACTGCACAGACTTACTGTACAAAAAGCTGTG AAATCAATGGTGAGCCCCCAGCAGCTGATATCTTGTCGATCAAGACTTCGGAGTTCCTGGACAAAGACCGTCAGATGAATCTGCTAATCCTGTGCAGAGCGAACCTGAGCGACCAGCCGTACCCGTACCTCCATTCGTATTCAATTGGAGTTGATGGGACCATTCTGTCCAACGCGAGCTGGCCCTCGGCCGTCCTGAGACCACGCCCAAACAGGTGTATTAATGTCACGTGTTCCGCAACTAATGGCGTCGGAATGACCTCCGTGTTGGCGAGGCACTGTCCAAGGG ACCCACCTGCGCCTAACATCATCTCTATCAAGGTAGAAGAAGACGAGGATGAGTGGGGAACGAATCTCAATATCTCGTGTCACGTGGATCCGATCATCCAACCGTTTCCACCGATCGGTGTGTTCGAAATCACCGCTGACGGAAATATTCTCTCAAGATCCAACGCATCTTCAACGATCATGGAAGACCAACCTAACAGATGTATCGATATATCGTGTACCGGTATCAATCAATTTGGAGACACGGTTTCTACTCGGAACTACTGCCCAGTGAGAACAG GTCACGCGCCCCCAGCGAGTAAGATCCTCTCCATCGAGATCAAGAATATCAATGACGAAGAAAGCCAGGTCATTCTCGTTATCACGTGTCACATTAGTCCCGAGGACCAGCCCGCCCCACACCTTCACACATACACCATCGGAGTCGACAACACCACGCTCTCCTCGTCCAGCTGCGCCTCGGCTCTCTTCAGACCACGCCAACACAACAGGTGCATCAATATCACGTGCTCTGGGACAAACGGGATTGGTAGGACCTACACCAGTCTCGAGCACTGTTTGACTTTCGACTCAGGGAAAG GTCCAATTGCTGGTCTTCGTCGAGGAGTTCTTCAGCAGCCGTCGACCACTTACGCCCTGCTCGTCGCCGTCTTCTTCCTGTCGTTGTTGACCTGTGCGACAGTGATCATGAGGAGGAGAGAGACCACTGTCTTTTGA